One Archangium violaceum genomic window, GGGGCTGACGGAGGAGGAGCTGCACCGCTTCCTGGCCACCATCGGCGAGAGCTCCAAGCGCGAGACGCTCGAGGCCCGCCGCAATGACTTCATCGGCCAGTTCGGTATCGGCCTGCTGTCCTGCTTCATGGTGTGCGACGAGCTGCTGGTGGTGACGCGCTCGGCCAGGGGAGACGGTCGCACCCTGGAGTGGCGGGGCCGGCATGACGGCACGTACGCCGTGCGGCCCTCCGAGCACCCGCTCGAGCACCCGGGGACCCAGGTGTTCCTCGTCGCCCGGGCGGATGCCGCCGAGTACTTCACCGCGGAGCGGGTGCGGCAGCTCGCGGTGCACTACGGCGGCCTGCTGCCCTTCCCCATCCACCTCTCCGCGAACGGCGACACCGAGCACCTCAACCCGGCCCCGCCCCCCTGGCGCCTCACGTACGAGAGCGTGGCGGAGCGCCGCTCGGCGCTGCTGGCCTACGGGCGCGAGGTGTTCGGCATGGACTTCGTGGACTGCATCCCGCTGCGCGCGGAGGCGGGCCAGGTGGAGGGGATCGCCTTCGTGCTGCCCTTCTCGCCCCACTTCAACGCGCGCCAGAAGCACCGCGTGTACCTCAAGGACATGCTGCTGTCCGAGAGCGCGGAGAACCTGCTCCCGGAGTGGGCCTTCTTCGTCAGGTGCGTGGTGAATGCCCAGGGCCTGCGCCCCACCGCCAGCCGCGAGGCCTTCTACGAGGACGCCACGCTGGCGCGCGCCCGCGAGTCGCTCGGCCAGTCGCTGCGCCAGTACCTGGTGGACCTGGCCCACAGCGACCCGCGCAACCTGCAGCGGCTCATCGCCCTGCACGGCCTGTCCGTGAAGGCGCTCGCGCTGGATGACGACGACTTCTACCGGCTCGTCATCCACTGGCTGCCCTTCGAGACGACGACGGGGATGATGACGCTGGGGCACTACCGCCAGGCCTCCCCCACGGTGCGCTACGTCAGCAGCCTGGATACCTTCCGGCAGGTGGCGCGCGTGGCGGCGGCGCAGGGGTTGTGCATCATCAACGCGGCCTATACGCATGACACGGCCCTGCTGGAGAAGCTGCCTCGCGTGCTGCCGGATGCCCAGGTGGAGCTCTTCTCCGCGGCGCAGCTCCCCCAGGGTTTCGAGGCGCTGACGGCGGAGGAGCTCCAGACGGTGGAGCGGCTGCGCCAGGTGGCGGAGGAGGCGCTGGAGCCGTTCCGCTGCGAGGTGACGCTCAAGAAGTTCCTCCCCGCCGAGGTGCCCACGCTCTACGGAGACGTGGACGACGGGGCCTTCCGGCGTGACGTGGAGCGCGCCCGCGAGGAGACGGACGAGCTGTACGCCTCGGTGCTGGAGGGAGCGCTGGCCGAGTCCCGCGAGGAGGAGCGGCCTCAGCTCTGCTTCAACTTCCGCAACCCGGTGGTGCGCCGGCTCGCGAGGGTGCGGGACGTGGCGCAGCTCAAGCTGTCCGTGGAGATGCTGTACGTGCAGGCGTTGCTGCTGGGACACCGGCCGCTGAACGCGCGAGAGATGGCGCTGCTCAACCGGGGGCTGCTCGGCCTCATCGAGGCACGCCTGGACGAGGACGAAGGCACAGGGGGCGTACATTGAGGGAGCAGGACTGGCGCGAGCAGGTGAAGACCTTGCTCGGGCGGGCGGAGCGGCTGGAGCCGGGCGAGGCCAAGGTGATGGCCCTGGAGGAAGCGGCGCGGCTGGCGGACGCACACGGGGACGTGCCACTCGCCTTCGAGGTGCGGGACGCGCTCATCGACGCGGCCACCTTCGGCGGCTTCCCGGACCGGGCCCTGGTGGCCTTCGCGTGGTGCCGGGGTCAGCAGCAGCGCGATCCGGAGCGTTTCTCGCCGGAGCAGCTCCTGTGGAAGCAGAAGTGGGTGGTGGGCCGGCTGGACGAGTTCCCCCACATCAGCCGCAAGCAGATAGAAGGCGCGCTGGACGACGTGGAGCAGTGCTTCGCGAAGGCCGGGGCCGGACAGCGGGCCCTGCTCAAGCTGCGCTACCAGGCCGCTCGGGACATGGGCGACGATGCTCTGGCCGGGTCGCTGTGGGCCCGGTGGGTGGAGACGCCGCGAGATCACCTCACGGACTGCCGGGCCTGTGAGCTGGACGACGAGCTGGACCACCACATCGACCAGGGTGAATACGACGTGGTGCTGCACAAGGCGCGGCCCCTGCTCGAGGGGCGCAGCACGTGCGCGGAGGTGCCCCACCTGACGCTCGGCAGCGTGCTCTACCCGCTCTTCAAGTTGGGACGGCTGGAGCAGGCTCGGGACAGCCACCTGCGCGGCTATGCGCTCGTGCAGCGCAACCGGGAGTTCCTCGCCACCGTGGGTGAGCACCTGGAGTTCCTCACCCTGACGGTCAACGTCGAGTGGGGACTGAAGCTCTTCGAGCGACATCTGGGGTGGGCGCTCGAGCACGCGAGCCATCGGGACCGCTTCACCTTCCTCTCGGCCGCGCTCGCCTTCATGGAGCGGGTGCTGGCGGAAGGACGGGAGCGGGTGGCGCTTTCCCTGCCTCGCACCTTTCCTTTGTACTCGCCCGAGGGCTCGTATGAGACGCGGGCGCTGCGCGGCTGGCTCGCGTCACAGGCGGAGGGCATCGCCGCGAAGTTCGATGCGCGTAACGGGACGAACCGCTTCCACAAGCTGCTGGCACGCGCTCGCCGTCTCAACGACGAGGTCGTCCCCTTCCCCATCGCCGCGCCTTCCCTTTAGGGGTGGAACCCGGGGTCCCTCTTCTGGGCCACGGGTTCTGATTGGGGAGACATACCCTCACCCCGACCCTCTCCCAGGGGGAGAGGGAGTCAGGGTCTCTTCGCGGGGCTCTCCGTCCTCTTCGGGTCGCGCTCCACGATGGGGCCCAGGATCTCGTCGATCCGGCTCATCACGTCCCCACTCAGCTTCACTCCCGCCGCCTTCACGTTCTCCTTGACCTGCTCCGGCCTCGAAGCTCCGATGATCGCCGAGGAGACGTTCGGGTTCTGCAGCACCCACGCCACCGCCAGCTGCGCCAGCGACAGCCCCACCTCGTCCGCCACCGGCTTCAACCGCTGTACCCGGTCGAGGAGGTCATCCCTCAGGAAGCGCTGGACGAAGCGCGAGCCTCCCTTGTCGTCCGTCGCTCGGCTTCCCTCCGGCGGCTTCTGGCCCGGCTTGTATTTGCCCGTCAGCACCCCCTGCGCGATGGGCGAATAGACGATCTGTCCCACGCCCAGTTCCTGCGAGGTCGGCACCACCTGCCCCTCGATGACCCGCCA contains:
- a CDS encoding HSP90 family protein; amino-acid sequence: MDHRFQVNLRGVIDLLSHHLYSTPGVFVRELLQNATDAIRARRNQEPAHRGSVRVELIEKQDGGLPTLLFTDDGVGLTEEELHRFLATIGESSKRETLEARRNDFIGQFGIGLLSCFMVCDELLVVTRSARGDGRTLEWRGRHDGTYAVRPSEHPLEHPGTQVFLVARADAAEYFTAERVRQLAVHYGGLLPFPIHLSANGDTEHLNPAPPPWRLTYESVAERRSALLAYGREVFGMDFVDCIPLRAEAGQVEGIAFVLPFSPHFNARQKHRVYLKDMLLSESAENLLPEWAFFVRCVVNAQGLRPTASREAFYEDATLARARESLGQSLRQYLVDLAHSDPRNLQRLIALHGLSVKALALDDDDFYRLVIHWLPFETTTGMMTLGHYRQASPTVRYVSSLDTFRQVARVAAAQGLCIINAAYTHDTALLEKLPRVLPDAQVELFSAAQLPQGFEALTAEELQTVERLRQVAEEALEPFRCEVTLKKFLPAEVPTLYGDVDDGAFRRDVERAREETDELYASVLEGALAESREEERPQLCFNFRNPVVRRLARVRDVAQLKLSVEMLYVQALLLGHRPLNAREMALLNRGLLGLIEARLDEDEGTGGVH